One Actinospica robiniae DSM 44927 genomic region harbors:
- a CDS encoding COX15/CtaA family protein, whose protein sequence is MTQQETIAAKSEAAAPGTAGRRRLRDWSPTSRQVELACLIALVANTLIVVTGGAVRLTNSGLGCPTWPECTGGSLVPVSTLGYHSVIEFTNRMLTYAVSAGVGLSILAAMFQKPRRPVLVKLSWALFLGVVLQAVIGGITVLTKLAPEWVAVHMCVSMGMIAVSFLLWHRSREGDGPVRLLTRRELLWLGRLLVVATGAVVAVGTLVTGTDPHAGAEDASKRLPFKAMDITQAHADLVFIVVGLTAALWLALKATDAQPRTLGKVRDMFAVLVVQGVLGYTQYFTGLPAWMVLLHMTGACLTWLAAWRVLMSLRERGPAAA, encoded by the coding sequence GTGACGCAGCAGGAGACGATCGCGGCGAAGAGCGAGGCGGCCGCGCCGGGCACGGCCGGCCGGCGCCGGCTGCGGGACTGGAGCCCGACCTCCAGGCAGGTCGAGCTGGCCTGCCTGATCGCCCTCGTCGCCAATACCCTGATCGTGGTCACGGGCGGCGCGGTGCGGCTGACGAACTCGGGCCTGGGCTGCCCGACCTGGCCGGAGTGCACCGGCGGGTCGCTGGTGCCGGTCTCCACGCTCGGCTACCACTCGGTCATCGAGTTCACGAACCGGATGCTGACCTACGCGGTCTCGGCCGGCGTGGGCCTGTCCATCCTGGCCGCGATGTTCCAGAAGCCGCGGCGGCCGGTGCTGGTGAAGCTGTCCTGGGCGCTGTTCCTCGGGGTCGTGCTGCAGGCCGTGATCGGCGGGATCACGGTGCTCACGAAGCTGGCGCCGGAGTGGGTCGCGGTCCACATGTGCGTGTCCATGGGCATGATCGCGGTCTCGTTCCTGCTCTGGCACCGCTCCCGCGAGGGCGACGGGCCGGTCCGCCTGCTCACCCGCCGGGAACTGCTGTGGCTGGGCCGGCTGCTGGTCGTCGCGACCGGCGCGGTGGTCGCCGTCGGCACCCTGGTCACCGGCACCGACCCGCACGCGGGCGCGGAGGACGCGAGCAAGCGGCTGCCGTTCAAGGCGATGGACATCACCCAGGCGCACGCCGACCTCGTGTTCATCGTCGTCGGTCTGACCGCCGCGCTGTGGCTGGCGCTCAAGGCCACCGACGCGCAGCCGCGGACGCTGGGCAAGGTGCGCGACATGTTCGCGGTGCTCGTCGTGCAGGGCGTGCTCGGCTACACGCAGTACTTCACCGGCCTGCCGGCCTGGATGGTGCTGCTGCACATGACCGGCGCGTGCCTGACCTGGCTGGCGGCCTGGCGGGTGCTGATGTCGCTGCGCGAGCGGGGCCCGGCCGCGGCATGA
- a CDS encoding ABC transporter permease encodes MSDLANETLSARPLSAPGSFRPDPRPAPAARMILGQARFETKLLLRNGEQVLLAIIIPALMLIAFSAEPIGTISGGGSRIDYYAPGIIGAAVLSTAFTSQAIATGFERRYSVLKRLGATPLPRWGLLAGKALSILMVECVQMVLLAGIALAMGWSPHGDPLAVLLLLALGTAAFSGLALWLAGSLRAEATLALANFVFLIFIGVGGVVVPLDKFGHGAQETLQFLPISALTDGLRDVLQHGSAMPWGPLGILAVWTLVAIAGAARSFKWE; translated from the coding sequence ATGAGTGATCTCGCGAACGAAACTCTGAGTGCCCGCCCGCTGTCCGCGCCCGGCTCGTTCCGGCCGGATCCGCGGCCCGCGCCCGCCGCCCGGATGATCCTGGGCCAGGCGCGCTTCGAGACGAAGCTGCTGCTGCGCAACGGCGAGCAGGTGCTGCTGGCGATCATCATCCCGGCGCTCATGCTCATCGCCTTCTCGGCCGAGCCGATCGGCACGATCAGCGGCGGCGGCAGCCGGATCGACTACTACGCGCCCGGCATCATCGGCGCCGCGGTGCTCTCCACCGCCTTCACCAGCCAGGCGATCGCCACCGGCTTCGAGCGGCGCTACAGCGTGCTCAAACGGCTCGGGGCCACGCCGCTGCCGCGGTGGGGGCTGCTGGCCGGCAAGGCGCTGAGCATCCTGATGGTCGAGTGCGTGCAGATGGTGCTGCTGGCCGGGATCGCGCTGGCCATGGGCTGGTCCCCGCACGGCGATCCGCTGGCGGTGCTGCTGCTGCTGGCCCTGGGCACGGCCGCGTTCAGCGGGCTCGCGCTGTGGCTGGCCGGATCGCTGCGGGCGGAGGCGACGCTGGCCCTGGCCAACTTCGTCTTCCTCATCTTCATCGGGGTCGGCGGCGTGGTGGTGCCGCTGGACAAGTTCGGGCACGGCGCGCAGGAGACGCTGCAGTTCCTGCCGATCAGCGCGCTGACGGACGGGCTGCGGGACGTGCTCCAGCACGGCTCGGCGATGCCCTGGGGGCCGCTGGGGATCCTGGCGGTCTGGACGCTGGTGGCCATCGCGGGCGCGGCCCGGTCCTTCAAGTGGGAGTAG
- a CDS encoding ABC transporter ATP-binding protein, giving the protein MHETEPAVRIAGLVKRYGEKTAVQGLDLTVDHGTLTAVLGPNGAGKTSTIECCEGYRRPDGGTVRVLGLDPVADAARLRPRIGVMLQSGGIYQSVRAMEMLRHVAGLYAHPLDVDELAARLGLDSCGKTTFRRLSGGQQQRLSLALAVVGRPELVFLDEPTAGLDVQARHATWELIEQLRSDGVTIVLTTHLLDEAERLADKVAIIDQGRVIAYDSPQRLADDSREQDSIRFEAPAGLDLTALSIAVAPGAKASEPVAGSYHVTGTITPDTLAATTAWCASLGLMPRNLQIEQRSLEDVFLDLTGRELR; this is encoded by the coding sequence ATGCACGAGACCGAACCCGCCGTCCGGATCGCGGGCCTGGTGAAGCGGTACGGGGAGAAGACCGCGGTCCAGGGCCTGGACCTGACCGTGGACCACGGTACCCTCACCGCGGTCCTCGGCCCGAACGGCGCGGGCAAGACCTCCACCATCGAGTGCTGTGAGGGATATCGCAGGCCCGACGGGGGCACCGTGCGCGTGCTCGGGCTCGACCCGGTCGCGGACGCGGCGCGGCTGCGGCCGCGGATCGGCGTGATGCTCCAGTCGGGCGGTATCTATCAGTCCGTTCGGGCGATGGAGATGCTCCGGCACGTGGCCGGCCTCTACGCCCATCCGCTCGACGTGGACGAGCTGGCCGCCCGGCTCGGCCTCGACTCCTGCGGCAAGACCACGTTCCGGCGGCTGTCCGGGGGACAGCAGCAGCGGCTCTCGCTCGCGCTGGCCGTGGTCGGCCGGCCCGAGCTGGTGTTCCTGGACGAGCCCACCGCCGGGCTGGACGTGCAGGCCCGGCACGCCACCTGGGAGCTGATCGAGCAGCTGCGGTCCGACGGCGTGACGATCGTGCTGACCACGCACCTGCTGGACGAGGCGGAACGGCTCGCCGACAAGGTCGCGATCATCGACCAGGGCCGGGTCATCGCCTACGACTCCCCGCAGCGCCTCGCCGACGACTCGCGCGAGCAGGACTCGATCCGGTTCGAGGCCCCGGCCGGCCTGGACCTGACCGCGCTCTCGATCGCGGTCGCGCCCGGCGCCAAGGCCTCCGAGCCGGTGGCCGGCAGCTACCACGTCACCGGCACGATCACGCCGGACACGCTCGCGGCGACCACCGCCTGGTGCGCGAGCCTCGGGCTGATGCCGCGTAATCTGCAGATCGAGCAGCGCAGCCTGGAGGACGTCTTCCTCGATCTGACCGGAAGGGAGCTGCGCTGA
- a CDS encoding helix-turn-helix transcriptional regulator has product MKNVGVLDEQEERQATRNRVARSILSEGPRTAAELAASLGLTPAGIRRHLDALLAEGLVEAREQRVYGHRGRGRPAKVFALTDAGRAVFHHDYDALAVDALRFIAETAGDDAVADFARRRFAGLAARYQAALAAADPGERSRLLAEALTADGYAASTREQEAVPGEQLCQHHCPVQHVAEQFPQLCEVETKVFAELLGTHVQRLATIAHGDGVCTTFIPPSAVTRQRTHESEPAQPEGDASA; this is encoded by the coding sequence GTGAAAAACGTGGGCGTCCTCGACGAGCAGGAAGAGAGGCAGGCCACCCGGAACAGGGTGGCCCGTTCGATCCTGTCCGAGGGTCCGCGCACCGCGGCGGAGCTGGCCGCCAGCCTCGGCCTGACGCCGGCCGGGATCCGCCGGCACCTCGACGCGCTGCTGGCCGAGGGCCTCGTCGAGGCCCGGGAGCAGCGGGTCTACGGCCACCGCGGCCGCGGCCGCCCGGCCAAGGTCTTCGCCCTGACGGACGCCGGCCGGGCCGTGTTCCACCACGACTACGACGCCCTCGCCGTCGACGCCCTCCGGTTCATCGCGGAGACCGCCGGTGACGACGCGGTCGCCGACTTCGCCCGCCGCCGTTTCGCCGGCCTCGCCGCCCGGTACCAGGCGGCCCTCGCGGCCGCCGATCCGGGCGAGCGCTCCCGGCTGCTGGCCGAGGCGCTGACCGCGGACGGCTACGCCGCTTCCACCCGGGAGCAGGAGGCCGTGCCCGGCGAGCAGCTGTGCCAGCACCACTGCCCCGTCCAACACGTCGCCGAGCAGTTCCCGCAGCTGTGCGAGGTGGAGACGAAGGTCTTCGCCGAACTGCTCGGCACCCACGTCCAGCGCCTGGCCACGATCGCCCACGGCGACGGCGTCTGCACCACGTTCATCCCGCCGTCCGCCGTCACGCGCCAGCGTACGCACGAGTCGGAGCCTGCCCAGCCCGAAGGAGATGCTTCCGCATGA
- the sufB gene encoding Fe-S cluster assembly protein SufB, producing the protein MTTTHDELAGLGNYEFGWADPDVAGATAKRGLSEEVVREISALKNEPQWMLDFRLKALRLFERKPMPNWGADLSGIDFDNIKYFVRATDKQVNSWDDLPMDIKNTYDKLGIPEAEKQRLLSGVAAQYESETVYHSINEDLERQGVIFLDTDTALREHEDLFREHFASVIPSGDNKFAALNSAVWSGGSFIYVPKGVHVEIPLQAYFRINTENMGQFERTLIIADEGSYVHYLEGCTAPIYSSDSLHSAVVEIIVKKGARARYTTIQNWSNNVYNLVTKRAAAHEGATMEWIDGNLGSKVTMKYPAVWLLGEHAKGETLSIAFAGPGQHQDAGSKMVHAAPNTSSNIVSKSVARGGGRTSYRGLVQIQEGAQHAKSSVKCDALLVDTISRSDTYPYVDVREDDVTMGHEATVSKVSEDQLFYLMSRGLTEDEAMAMIVRGFVEPIAKELPMEYALELNRLIELQMEGAVG; encoded by the coding sequence ATGACCACTACTCACGACGAGCTCGCCGGCCTCGGCAACTACGAGTTCGGCTGGGCCGACCCGGACGTCGCCGGCGCCACGGCCAAGCGCGGACTGAGCGAGGAAGTGGTCCGGGAGATCTCGGCCCTCAAGAACGAGCCGCAGTGGATGCTCGACTTCCGGCTCAAGGCGCTGCGCCTGTTCGAGCGCAAGCCCATGCCGAACTGGGGCGCCGACCTGAGTGGCATCGACTTCGACAACATCAAGTACTTCGTGCGCGCCACGGACAAGCAGGTCAACTCCTGGGACGACCTGCCCATGGACATCAAGAACACCTACGACAAGCTGGGCATCCCGGAGGCCGAGAAGCAGCGGCTGCTCTCCGGCGTGGCCGCGCAGTACGAGTCGGAGACGGTCTACCACTCGATCAACGAGGACCTCGAGCGCCAGGGCGTGATCTTCCTGGACACCGACACCGCGCTGCGCGAGCACGAGGACCTGTTCCGCGAGCACTTCGCCAGCGTGATCCCGTCCGGCGACAACAAGTTCGCCGCGCTCAACTCGGCGGTCTGGTCCGGCGGCTCGTTCATCTACGTCCCCAAGGGCGTGCACGTGGAGATCCCGCTGCAGGCCTACTTCCGGATCAACACCGAGAACATGGGCCAGTTCGAGCGGACCCTGATCATCGCGGACGAGGGCTCCTACGTGCACTACCTCGAGGGCTGCACCGCGCCGATCTACAGCTCGGACTCGCTGCACTCCGCGGTGGTCGAGATCATCGTGAAGAAGGGCGCCCGGGCCCGCTACACGACCATCCAGAACTGGTCGAACAACGTCTACAACCTGGTCACCAAGCGCGCCGCGGCGCACGAGGGCGCGACCATGGAGTGGATCGACGGCAACCTCGGCTCCAAGGTCACCATGAAGTACCCGGCCGTGTGGCTGCTCGGCGAGCACGCCAAGGGCGAGACGCTCTCGATCGCCTTCGCCGGCCCCGGCCAGCACCAGGACGCCGGCTCCAAGATGGTGCACGCCGCGCCGAACACCTCCTCGAACATCGTCTCCAAGTCGGTGGCGCGCGGCGGCGGACGCACCTCGTACCGCGGCCTGGTGCAGATCCAGGAGGGCGCGCAGCACGCGAAGTCCAGCGTGAAGTGCGACGCCCTGCTGGTCGACACCATCTCCCGCTCCGACACGTACCCCTACGTGGACGTGCGCGAGGACGACGTGACCATGGGCCACGAGGCCACCGTCTCCAAGGTCTCCGAGGACCAGCTGTTCTACCTGATGAGCCGCGGCCTGACCGAGGACGAGGCGATGGCGATGATCGTGCGCGGCTTCGTCGAGCCGATCGCCAAGGAGCTCCCGATGGAGTACGCGCTGGAGCTCAACCGGCTGATCGAGCTGCAGATGGAAGGCGCGGTCGGCTGA
- the sufD gene encoding Fe-S cluster assembly protein SufD: protein MSQPEQSKGATTAAAVSVAGPGAGAPLAGPGTGRTHSEVLASRGERPTSYDPADFAALTGREEDWRFTPLKRIGRLHEGAPADGTDKVELSLPEGVSVEQVGPQDPRAGKAGAPIDLVAARAYAAVEQTTVITVAKETVLTEPLRVDVHGEGGTAYAHLVFDVKPFAEAVIVLVHTGTGARAANVDLIAGDGANVTFVSVQDWDRDAIHLAQQNTLVGRDATVKSVNVTFGGDLVRITPNVRYSAPGGDVELLGLYFADDGQHLEHRLFVDHSVPNCRSHVTYKGALQGEQAHTVWVGDVLIRANAEGTDTYELNRNLLLTDGARADSVPNLEIETGEIVGAGHASATGRFDDEQLFYLQARGIREDEARRLVVRGFFADVVRRIGVPDLEERLMAKVEQELAR, encoded by the coding sequence ATGTCACAGCCTGAGCAGTCCAAGGGCGCGACCACCGCGGCGGCCGTGTCCGTCGCGGGCCCGGGTGCTGGCGCTCCGCTCGCCGGACCCGGCACCGGACGCACCCACTCCGAAGTGCTCGCCTCCCGCGGCGAGCGGCCGACCTCGTACGATCCGGCCGACTTCGCCGCGCTGACCGGGCGCGAGGAGGACTGGCGCTTCACCCCGCTCAAGCGGATCGGCCGGCTGCACGAGGGAGCGCCCGCGGACGGCACGGACAAGGTCGAGCTGAGCCTGCCCGAGGGCGTCAGCGTCGAGCAGGTCGGGCCGCAGGACCCGCGCGCCGGCAAGGCCGGCGCGCCGATCGACCTGGTCGCCGCCCGCGCGTACGCCGCGGTCGAGCAGACCACGGTGATCACCGTGGCCAAGGAGACCGTGCTGACCGAGCCGCTGCGGGTGGACGTGCACGGCGAGGGCGGCACCGCGTACGCGCACCTGGTCTTCGACGTCAAGCCGTTCGCCGAGGCCGTGATCGTGCTGGTGCACACCGGCACCGGCGCCCGCGCCGCGAACGTGGACCTCATCGCCGGCGACGGCGCGAACGTGACCTTCGTCTCGGTGCAGGACTGGGACCGCGACGCGATCCACCTGGCCCAGCAGAACACGCTGGTCGGCCGGGACGCCACCGTGAAGTCGGTGAACGTCACCTTCGGCGGCGACCTGGTCCGGATCACCCCGAACGTGCGCTACAGCGCTCCCGGCGGCGACGTCGAGCTGCTCGGCCTGTACTTCGCCGACGACGGCCAGCACCTCGAGCACCGGCTCTTCGTCGACCACTCGGTGCCCAACTGCCGCTCGCACGTGACCTACAAGGGCGCGCTGCAGGGCGAGCAGGCGCACACGGTGTGGGTCGGGGACGTGCTGATCCGCGCGAACGCCGAGGGCACCGACACCTACGAGCTCAACCGGAACCTGCTGCTGACCGACGGCGCCCGCGCCGACTCCGTGCCGAACCTCGAGATCGAGACCGGCGAGATCGTCGGGGCCGGCCACGCCTCGGCCACCGGCCGGTTCGACGACGAGCAGCTCTTCTACCTCCAGGCCCGCGGCATCCGCGAGGACGAGGCCCGCCGCCTGGTCGTGCGCGGCTTCTTCGCCGACGTCGTGCGCCGGATCGGCGTCCCGGACCTCGAAGAGCGGCTGATGGCCAAGGTCGAGCAGGAGCTGGCCCGATGA
- a CDS encoding non-heme iron oxygenase ferredoxin subunit, translated as MSRQPEWHAVGALADFEEDKPERCEVEDVAVMVVRTSGGEVHALFDTCSHAEVPLSEGEIVDGEIECWLHGSTFNLSTGKPSCLPAVDPVPVYPTKIEGDVVYVATNVEL; from the coding sequence ATGAGCCGTCAGCCCGAGTGGCACGCCGTCGGCGCGCTCGCCGACTTCGAAGAGGACAAGCCGGAACGCTGCGAGGTCGAGGACGTCGCCGTGATGGTGGTGCGCACCTCCGGGGGTGAGGTGCACGCGCTCTTCGACACCTGCTCGCACGCCGAGGTGCCGCTGTCCGAGGGCGAGATCGTCGACGGCGAGATCGAGTGCTGGCTGCACGGCTCGACCTTCAACCTGAGCACCGGCAAGCCGTCCTGCCTTCCGGCCGTGGACCCGGTGCCCGTCTACCCGACCAAGATCGAAGGCGATGTCGTCTACGTCGCCACGAATGTGGAGCTCTAA
- the sufC gene encoding Fe-S cluster assembly ATPase SufC, which yields MATLEIRDLHVSVDAEGEPKEILKGVDLTVRQGETHAIMGPNGSGKSTLAYSIAGHPKYTVTGGQVLLDGQDVLSMTVDERARAGLFLAMQYPVEVPGVSVANFLRTSATAIRGESPKLRTWVKEVNAAMTQLQMDPAFAERSVNEGFSGGEKKRHEILQLELLKPKIALLDETDSGLDVDALRIVSEGVNRVRETGDVGTLLITHYTRILKYIRPDFVHVFANGRIVESGGAELAQVLEDEGYEKYTGVGAEDDIKAGA from the coding sequence ATGGCTACTCTGGAAATCCGCGACCTGCACGTCTCCGTCGACGCCGAGGGTGAGCCCAAGGAGATCCTCAAGGGCGTCGACCTGACGGTCCGCCAGGGCGAGACCCACGCGATCATGGGCCCCAACGGCTCCGGCAAGTCGACCCTGGCCTACTCCATCGCCGGCCACCCGAAGTACACCGTGACCGGCGGCCAGGTGCTGCTCGACGGCCAGGACGTGCTCTCGATGACCGTGGACGAGCGGGCCCGGGCGGGCCTGTTCCTGGCGATGCAGTACCCGGTCGAGGTCCCCGGCGTGTCGGTGGCCAACTTCCTGCGCACCAGCGCCACCGCGATCCGGGGCGAGTCGCCCAAGCTGCGCACCTGGGTCAAGGAGGTCAACGCCGCGATGACCCAGCTGCAGATGGACCCGGCCTTCGCCGAGCGCTCGGTGAACGAGGGCTTCTCCGGCGGTGAGAAGAAGCGGCACGAGATCCTGCAGCTCGAGCTGCTCAAGCCGAAGATCGCGCTGCTCGACGAGACCGACTCCGGCCTCGACGTGGACGCGCTGCGGATCGTGTCCGAGGGCGTCAACCGGGTGCGCGAGACCGGCGACGTCGGCACGCTGCTGATCACCCACTACACCCGCATCCTCAAGTACATCCGGCCCGACTTCGTGCACGTCTTCGCGAACGGCCGGATCGTCGAGTCCGGCGGCGCGGAGCTGGCCCAGGTGCTCGAGGACGAGGGCTACGAGAAGTACACCGGTGTGGGGGCCGAGGACGACATCAAGGCGGGTGCCTGA
- a CDS encoding cysteine desulfurase codes for MTVDLKSPPAGVVPPGTGLDLERIRKDFPILERRVGDDRPLVYLDSAASSQKPRQVIDAMADYYANHHANVHRGVHALAEEATALYEGARDKVAAFINAPDRNEVIFTKNSSEALNLVASVLGWAGEPYGLGKGDRVVITQMEHHSNIVPWQLTTQRTGAELAWLGLTDDGRLDLSNLDEVIDEHTKVVSVVHVSNILGTINPLERIVRRAHDVGALVVVDASQSAPHLPLDVQALGADFVAFTGHKMLGPTGIGVLWGRAELLNELPPFLGGGEMVGVVTMEGSTYAPIPHKYEAGTMPIAEAVGLGAAVDYLTALGMENVARHEHEIVEYALERLGGVEGLRIIGSSDPEHHGAAISFILSVEGLGEVHPHDVGQVLDEQGIAVRVGQHCARPVCVRYGIPATTRASFSVYTTKAEIDALVDGLEQVKRFFGA; via the coding sequence ATGACTGTGGATCTCAAGAGCCCCCCCGCGGGCGTCGTACCGCCGGGCACAGGCCTCGACCTCGAGCGGATCCGCAAGGACTTCCCGATCCTCGAGCGCAGGGTCGGCGACGACCGTCCGCTGGTCTACCTCGACTCGGCCGCGTCCTCGCAGAAGCCGCGGCAGGTCATCGACGCGATGGCGGACTACTACGCGAACCACCACGCGAACGTCCACCGCGGCGTGCACGCGCTGGCCGAGGAGGCCACCGCGCTCTACGAGGGCGCCCGGGACAAGGTCGCGGCGTTCATCAACGCGCCGGACCGCAACGAGGTGATCTTCACCAAGAACTCCTCGGAGGCGCTCAACCTGGTGGCGAGCGTGCTCGGCTGGGCCGGCGAGCCGTACGGCCTGGGCAAGGGCGACCGCGTGGTGATCACCCAGATGGAGCACCACTCGAACATCGTCCCGTGGCAGCTGACCACGCAGCGCACCGGCGCGGAGCTGGCCTGGCTGGGCCTGACCGACGACGGGCGGCTGGACCTGAGCAACCTCGACGAGGTCATCGACGAGCACACCAAGGTCGTCTCCGTGGTGCACGTCTCGAACATCCTCGGCACGATCAACCCGCTCGAGCGGATCGTCCGGCGCGCCCACGACGTCGGCGCCCTCGTGGTCGTCGACGCCTCGCAGTCCGCGCCGCACCTGCCGCTGGACGTGCAGGCGCTCGGGGCCGACTTCGTCGCCTTCACCGGCCACAAGATGCTCGGCCCGACCGGCATCGGCGTCCTGTGGGGCCGGGCCGAGCTGCTCAACGAGCTGCCGCCGTTCCTCGGCGGCGGCGAGATGGTCGGCGTGGTCACCATGGAGGGCTCCACCTACGCCCCGATCCCGCACAAGTACGAGGCCGGCACGATGCCGATCGCCGAGGCGGTCGGGCTGGGCGCGGCGGTGGACTACCTGACCGCCCTGGGCATGGAGAACGTCGCCCGGCACGAGCACGAGATCGTCGAGTACGCCCTCGAGCGGCTCGGCGGCGTCGAGGGCCTGCGCATCATCGGCTCGAGCGACCCGGAACATCACGGGGCCGCGATCTCGTTCATCCTCTCGGTGGAGGGACTCGGCGAGGTCCACCCGCACGACGTCGGCCAGGTGCTCGACGAGCAGGGCATCGCCGTCCGGGTCGGCCAGCACTGCGCCCGGCCGGTGTGCGTGCGCTACGGCATCCCTGCCACCACGCGCGCCTCGTTCTCGGTCTACACCACGAAGGCCGAGATCGACGCGCTGGTGGACGGGCTCGAACAGGTGAAGCGGTTCTTCGGAGCCTGA
- the sufU gene encoding Fe-S cluster assembly sulfur transfer protein SufU, translated as MKLESMYQEIILDHYRNPHHKGLRDDFGAEVHHINPTCGDEVTLRVHLDDGSRGGQAVIKDVSYESQGCSISQASASVLADLVIGKNVSEAFELHEAFLELMQSKGEQEGDEDVLEDAVAFAGVSKFPARVKCALLSWMALKDATAQALARSTKES; from the coding sequence GTGAAGCTGGAGTCGATGTACCAGGAGATCATCCTGGACCACTACCGCAACCCGCACCACAAGGGCCTGCGCGACGATTTCGGCGCCGAGGTCCACCACATCAACCCCACCTGCGGCGACGAGGTGACGCTGCGCGTGCACCTGGACGACGGCAGCAGGGGTGGGCAGGCCGTCATCAAGGACGTCTCGTACGAGTCGCAGGGCTGCTCGATCTCGCAGGCCTCGGCCTCGGTGCTGGCCGACCTGGTGATCGGCAAGAACGTGTCCGAGGCGTTCGAGCTGCACGAGGCGTTCCTGGAGCTGATGCAGTCCAAGGGCGAGCAGGAGGGGGACGAGGACGTGCTCGAGGACGCGGTGGCTTTCGCCGGCGTCTCGAAGTTCCCGGCCCGGGTCAAGTGCGCCCTGCTGTCTTGGATGGCCCTGAAGGACGCGACCGCGCAGGCGCTGGCGCGCAGCACGAAGGAGAGTTGA
- a CDS encoding iron-sulfur cluster assembly protein — MSEQQTQQQEPAAGVAAVEDVEEALRDVVDPELGINVVDLGLIYGLTVDEGNVAIIDMTLTSAACPLQDVIEDQIRSATADLVTDFRVNWVWMPPWGPDKITDDGRDQLRALGFNV; from the coding sequence GTGAGCGAGCAGCAGACGCAGCAGCAGGAGCCGGCGGCCGGTGTCGCGGCCGTGGAGGACGTCGAGGAGGCCCTGCGCGACGTCGTCGACCCCGAGCTCGGCATCAACGTCGTGGACCTGGGCCTGATCTACGGCCTGACCGTGGACGAGGGCAACGTCGCGATCATCGACATGACGCTGACCTCCGCCGCGTGCCCGCTGCAGGACGTGATCGAGGATCAGATCCGCAGCGCCACAGCCGATCTGGTCACCGACTTCCGGGTGAACTGGGTGTGGATGCCGCCGTGGGGCCCGGACAAGATCACCGATGACGGCCGGGACCAGCTCCGGGCGCTCGGCTTCAACGTCTGA
- a CDS encoding GNAT family N-acetyltransferase: protein MPKLTRPHARFHASFLATLAEFRAAGPLSDWAARIDHEAVRAPSGFSAYIDSLHARRTPDSVAAEGPVPESSLFWSEGDEFLGRIAIRHRLNSRLEVMGGHIGYVIRPGAQGRGHATALLLAAMPVAYALGVDDALLTTDPDNHASRRVIEKCGGRLVDQKPGHCYYRLRTGPGA, encoded by the coding sequence ATGCCCAAGCTGACCAGACCGCACGCCCGTTTCCACGCCTCCTTCCTCGCCACGCTCGCCGAGTTCCGAGCGGCGGGGCCGCTTTCCGACTGGGCCGCGCGCATCGATCACGAGGCGGTGCGCGCCCCCTCGGGATTCTCGGCGTACATCGACAGCCTGCACGCGCGGCGCACGCCCGACTCGGTCGCGGCCGAGGGGCCGGTGCCCGAGTCGAGTCTCTTCTGGTCCGAGGGCGACGAGTTCCTGGGCCGGATAGCCATCCGGCACCGGCTCAACTCCCGGCTCGAGGTCATGGGCGGCCACATCGGATACGTGATCCGGCCGGGCGCGCAGGGGCGTGGGCATGCCACGGCACTGCTGCTCGCCGCGATGCCCGTCGCCTACGCGTTGGGCGTCGACGACGCTTTGCTGACAACGGATCCCGACAATCACGCTTCGCGCCGGGTGATAGAGAAGTGCGGTGGCCGGCTCGTCGATCAGAAGCCTGGTCACTGCTACTACCGCCTGCGTACCGGTCCCGGCGCGTGA